A genomic segment from Parus major isolate Abel chromosome 21, Parus_major1.1, whole genome shotgun sequence encodes:
- the LOC117245399 gene encoding uncharacterized protein LOC117245399, with protein MATTISRMAAGSTRNSTHCAGGAGRGEARVGAVPGAVEREAAQGGGGARRRPPVPQPPLQQHAAVPQHVGHQRTARGAVGAAPPRRALEAAGRRAEAEPRRLRAIAAHLVGAPRLVGVAVGVGVGVSDPKAQQGEQRRQQAGRAGHAGGRRMETRSAGPADARGERGLRSRRGAANGEAVPPLTLAGLRSTRPLRPLVAARTRLPGLRAAHGAHDQPSIHPSIHPSLDLESAVDLQYRWRQQCSIPALHRN; from the exons ATGGCCACGACGATATCGCGCATGGCCGCGGGCTCCACGCGGAACTCCACGCACTGCGCGGGCGGCgcggggcgcg GGGAAGCGCGTGTAGGTGCCGTCCCAGGAGCAGTTGAGCGCGAAGCCGCGcagggcggcggcggggcgcggcggcggccccCAGTGCCGCAGcccccactgcagcagcacgCTGCCGTTCCGCAGCACGTTGGCCACCAGCGCACCGCCCGCGGAGCGGTGGGCGCGGCACCCCCGCGCCGAGCACTGGAAGCCGCGGGCCGGCGGGCGGAAGCAGAGCCGCGCCGCCTCCGCGCCATCGCCGCCCACCTTGTAGGGGCACCACGGCTCGTCGGAGTCGCGGTCGGGGTCGGGGTTGGGGTCAGCGACCCCAAGGCACAGCAGGGCGAGCAGCGGAGGCAGCAGGCTGGGCGTGCCGGGCATGCCGGAGGCCGCCGCATGGAGACTCGGAGCGCGGGGCCGGCGGACGCGCGGGGAGAGCGCGGGCTCCGCAGCCGCCGCGGGGCCGCCAATGGAGAGGCGGTGCCGCCGTTAACTCTCGCCGGGCTGCGGAGCACCCGCCCGCTGCGGCCGCTGGTGGCCGCCCGGACACGGCTCCCGGGGCTCCGCGCGGCGCACGGAGCG cacGACCAgccctccatccatccatccatccatccatccctggatCTGGAGTCAGCAGTTGATTTGCAGTACAGGTGGAGACAGCAGTGCTCCATCCCAGCATTACACCGTAATTAA
- the FNDC10 gene encoding fibronectin type III domain-containing protein 10, giving the protein MPGTPSLLPPLLALLCLGVADPNPDPDRDSDEPWCPYKVGGDGAEAARLCFRPPARGFQCSARGCRAHRSAGGALVANVLRNGSVLLQWGLRHWGPPPRPAAALRGFALNCSWDGTYTRFPCDSVELGAACRDYLLAEAHGSVRYRLCLQPRYAPPRPAPPAQCVEFRVEPAAMRDIVVAMTAVGGSICVMLVFICLLVAYITENLMSPALSRGGHAAAAPRRA; this is encoded by the coding sequence ATGCCCGGCACGCCCAGCCTGCTGCCTCCGCTGCTCGCCCTGCTGTGCCTTGGGGTCGCTGACCCCAACCCCGACCCCGACCGCGACTCCGACGAGCCGTGGTGCCCCTACAAGGTGGGCGGCGATGGCGCGGAGGCGGCGCGGCTCTGCTTCCGCCCGCCGGCCCGCGGCTTCCAGTGCTCGGCGCGGGGGTGCCGCGCCCACCGCTCCGCGGGCGGTGCGCTGGTGGCCAACGTGCTGCGGAACGGCAGcgtgctgctgcagtgggggCTGCGGCACTGggggccgccgccgcgccccgccgccgccctgCGCGGCTTCGCGCTCAACTGCTCCTGGGACGGCACCTACACGCGCTTCCCCTGCGACAGCGTGGAGCTGGGAGCCGCATGTCGCGACTACCTGCTGGCCGAGGCGCACGGCAGCGTGCGCTACCGCCTGTGCCTGCAGCCGCGCTAcgccccgccgcgccccgcGCCGCCCGCGCAGTGCGTGGAGTTCCGCGTGGAGCCCGCGGCCATGCGCGATATCGTCGTGGCCATGACGGCCGTGGGGGGATCCATCTGCGTGATGCTCGTCTTCATCTGCCTGCTGGTGGCCTACATCACCGAGAACCTCATGAGCCCCGCGCTCAGCCGCGGAGGACACGCGGCCGCCGCTCCGCGCCGCGCGTAG